One genomic segment of Pyruvatibacter mobilis includes these proteins:
- a CDS encoding phytoene desaturase family protein, translated as MERFDAIIIGAGHNGLTAAAYLARAGLRVVVLEKNPYLGGAASSREIEPGFIYSSCSYALSLLRPEIIRDLDLARHGLVTIPFGGSLTFLPDGRHLASSSHAHIMHREIARYSPRDADAYPRFARDMKEQADLIRPLMMQPPPDPASLSLTRLGEGTSHLRRFAGTSSAALADTVRFWTLSAKDLLDRYFESDVVKAHLAASAVIGTGLGPMSPGSAYIMLHHRAGGIDGARGAWGYVRGGMGSVSRALAACVIEEGGDIRLESPVDEVKASSGKTTGVVLADGSEISAGIVLSGLELKQSILSLLDWKVLPQGFTERVARFKTRGSSAKLNIALNGLPEFAGIESDCTALEGDIRLCGTIADMERAYDDWKERVMPRDPYIEMVLPSRLDPTLAPPGKHVASVFVQYVPDGLIDGSWTDAKRAQLQEVVLDKIERHAPGFRKLVRHVETRTPADLEAEIGMTQGNIFHGELTLDQLLFNRPLPELSRYRTPVRGYYLCGSSMHPGGGVMGAPGAVAAAQVLRDAGVRPRRRA; from the coding sequence ATGGAGCGTTTCGACGCCATCATCATAGGGGCCGGGCACAACGGTCTGACAGCGGCGGCCTACCTCGCGCGCGCCGGTCTGCGCGTTGTTGTTCTTGAAAAGAACCCCTATCTCGGCGGCGCCGCCAGCAGCCGCGAGATCGAGCCGGGCTTCATCTATTCGAGCTGCTCCTATGCCCTGAGCCTGCTTCGCCCGGAGATCATCCGCGACCTCGACCTCGCGCGCCACGGCCTCGTGACCATTCCTTTCGGCGGGTCACTGACCTTCCTGCCGGATGGCCGCCATCTCGCATCCTCGTCGCACGCGCACATCATGCACCGGGAGATTGCCCGCTATTCGCCGCGTGACGCCGACGCCTATCCGCGCTTTGCGCGCGATATGAAGGAACAGGCGGATTTGATCCGCCCCCTGATGATGCAGCCGCCGCCGGACCCCGCAAGTCTCAGCCTCACGCGGCTGGGTGAAGGGACGTCCCACCTCCGTCGGTTCGCCGGCACGTCATCTGCTGCCTTGGCGGATACCGTGCGGTTCTGGACCCTGTCGGCGAAGGACCTGCTGGATCGCTATTTCGAATCCGACGTTGTGAAAGCACATCTCGCGGCATCGGCGGTGATCGGGACCGGACTTGGGCCAATGTCCCCCGGCAGCGCCTACATCATGCTGCACCACCGGGCCGGCGGTATCGACGGCGCCCGTGGTGCCTGGGGCTATGTGCGGGGCGGCATGGGAAGCGTGTCCCGCGCCCTGGCCGCCTGTGTCATTGAGGAAGGGGGCGACATCCGTCTCGAAAGCCCGGTCGACGAGGTCAAGGCCTCCAGCGGCAAGACAACCGGCGTTGTGCTGGCTGATGGCAGCGAGATCAGTGCAGGCATCGTCCTGTCCGGCCTGGAGTTGAAGCAGTCCATCCTGTCGCTGCTCGACTGGAAGGTGCTGCCCCAGGGCTTCACCGAACGCGTTGCACGGTTCAAGACACGCGGCTCTTCCGCCAAGCTCAATATCGCGCTCAATGGCCTGCCGGAATTTGCCGGGATCGAAAGCGATTGCACAGCCCTTGAAGGCGACATCCGGCTGTGCGGCACCATCGCCGACATGGAACGCGCCTATGACGACTGGAAAGAGCGGGTCATGCCGCGCGATCCCTATATCGAGATGGTGTTGCCGTCGCGGCTCGATCCCACGCTGGCCCCTCCAGGCAAGCATGTGGCTTCCGTCTTCGTCCAGTACGTGCCCGACGGCCTGATCGACGGCAGTTGGACTGACGCCAAACGCGCGCAGCTTCAGGAAGTCGTCCTCGACAAGATCGAGCGCCATGCACCCGGATTCCGGAAGCTGGTGCGCCATGTGGAAACGCGTACGCCGGCTGATCTTGAAGCCGAGATCGGCATGACCCAAGGCAATATTTTCCACGGTGAGCTGACGCTGGACCAGCTTCTCTTCAACCGTCCGCTCCCGGAGCTGTCGCGCTACCGGACGCCTGTCCGGGGCTACTATCTGTGTGGGTCGAGCATGCATCCCGGCGGCGGCGTGATGGGTGCGCCGGGCGCCGTTGCAGCCGCCCAAGTGCTGCGTGACGCGGGTGTACGGCCGCGGAGGCGCGCATGA
- a CDS encoding bifunctional [glutamine synthetase] adenylyltransferase/[glutamine synthetase]-adenylyl-L-tyrosine phosphorylase, with protein MVHADPASPLAHAAARQLFVADDSHAQRTLKELAADAGGPAAGLLANTDAEKLLAACAGNAPYLARLIQREALLLPDLLSQDPAAMRDRLLAGCCEAMRDADDMAALMRAARVAKRRLALLAAVADVAGAWPLDEVTRTLSLLADTVIEQGACWLLRQAAARGEITLADEATPTRGSGLIVLAMGKYGAFELNYSSDIDIIVFFEPDGLTFSEKCEPQSFFVRLTKDLVKLLQEPTGDGYVFRTDLRLRPDAGATNVAISAAAAESYYETMGQNWERAAMIKARPCAGDLEAGKQLMQMLTPFVWRRYLDFAAIEDIHSLKRQIHAHRGHAAIAIEGHDVKLGRGGIREIEFFVQIQQLIGGGKTPALRGRATIPMLTSLVEEGWIDPATRDDLARAYDFLRTLEHRLQMVNDEQTHRLPKTAEGIAAIAAFMGYGDDTAFRKDLTQHLETVQGHYAGLFEREPTLSEEAGSLVFTGTDDDPETLETLAGMGFQSPSSVIATVRKWHFGRIQATRAARSRELLTKLTPALLRAISGVDSPDQALSRFDRFLSGQPAGVQFFSLLYQNPALLDLLAGIMGSAPMMARYLAEHPNVLEAVIAADFYGPLPDAEQRQEEVAELLERADGFEQVLDLARIYAREQLFQIGVQVLTGTAPAREAGPAYADLATALVSGMVPAAMNEIRRDHGDLPGGEMAVIAMGKLGGREMAATSDLDLIVIYEFEGEASQSNGKRSIDGTRYYTRVCQRLISALTVPTAEGPLYEVDLRLRPSGHAGPLATRLRSFIKYHQESAWTWEKLALTRARVISATSPLMQSMVDGAIRDALCNGRDEKTLAGDVVDMRERVYRELGSDELWDIKHGRGGLVDLEFIAQTLQLIHARRNAGLLDSNTRTALEKLTMAGITGKGLGQQLIDAADRYHNLTQVLRIAVSGTFVPAMAGEALKNRLARAVDAPSFSVVERDLMETKTMVNAAFADLIERAAG; from the coding sequence ATGGTTCATGCCGATCCCGCGTCCCCGCTTGCCCATGCGGCCGCGCGCCAGCTCTTCGTCGCGGATGACAGTCATGCCCAGCGCACGCTCAAGGAGCTTGCTGCTGATGCTGGCGGTCCGGCGGCCGGGCTGTTGGCTAACACTGATGCTGAAAAGCTGCTGGCCGCCTGCGCCGGCAATGCGCCCTATCTCGCCCGCCTGATCCAGCGGGAGGCTCTGCTGCTGCCCGACCTGCTGAGCCAGGACCCCGCCGCCATGCGCGACCGGCTGCTTGCGGGCTGCTGCGAAGCCATGCGCGATGCGGATGACATGGCAGCACTGATGCGCGCAGCCCGTGTTGCCAAGCGCCGCTTGGCGCTGCTCGCGGCAGTCGCGGATGTCGCTGGCGCATGGCCGCTTGACGAGGTCACGCGCACCCTGTCGCTGCTTGCCGATACGGTCATTGAGCAGGGGGCGTGCTGGCTGCTGCGCCAGGCTGCGGCGCGCGGGGAGATTACCCTCGCGGACGAGGCGACGCCCACGCGCGGCTCCGGCCTCATCGTGCTGGCTATGGGCAAATACGGCGCCTTTGAGCTCAACTATTCCAGCGACATCGACATTATTGTCTTCTTCGAGCCGGACGGTCTGACGTTCTCAGAGAAGTGCGAGCCGCAGTCCTTCTTCGTCCGCCTCACCAAGGACCTGGTCAAGCTCCTGCAGGAGCCCACCGGCGATGGCTATGTCTTCCGCACCGATCTGCGCCTGCGCCCGGATGCCGGGGCCACCAACGTGGCGATCTCCGCGGCAGCGGCGGAGAGTTATTACGAAACCATGGGCCAGAACTGGGAGCGCGCGGCGATGATCAAGGCGCGCCCCTGCGCCGGTGATCTCGAAGCGGGCAAACAGCTCATGCAAATGCTGACGCCGTTCGTCTGGCGCCGCTATCTCGACTTTGCCGCCATCGAGGACATTCATTCCCTCAAGCGGCAGATCCATGCCCATCGTGGCCACGCTGCCATCGCCATCGAGGGGCATGACGTGAAGCTCGGCCGTGGCGGCATCCGCGAGATCGAGTTCTTCGTGCAGATCCAGCAATTGATCGGCGGTGGCAAGACACCGGCGCTCCGCGGCCGCGCCACAATCCCCATGCTGACATCGCTGGTGGAGGAGGGGTGGATCGACCCGGCCACCCGGGACGACCTTGCCCGCGCCTATGATTTCCTGCGCACGCTCGAGCACCGTTTGCAGATGGTGAATGACGAGCAGACACACCGACTGCCAAAGACGGCCGAAGGCATCGCCGCCATCGCGGCCTTCATGGGGTATGGCGATGACACCGCTTTCCGCAAGGACCTGACACAGCACCTGGAAACAGTGCAGGGCCATTATGCCGGTCTGTTCGAACGTGAACCGACTCTCTCTGAAGAAGCAGGCTCACTGGTCTTCACCGGTACTGATGATGACCCTGAAACGCTCGAGACCCTGGCGGGCATGGGCTTTCAGTCTCCCTCCTCAGTCATTGCCACGGTGCGCAAATGGCATTTCGGCCGCATCCAGGCCACCCGCGCGGCCCGGTCGCGCGAATTGCTTACCAAGCTGACCCCGGCGCTGCTGCGCGCCATTTCCGGCGTCGACAGTCCGGACCAGGCTCTGTCGCGTTTTGACCGTTTCCTGTCCGGTCAGCCGGCTGGCGTGCAGTTCTTCTCGCTGCTCTATCAGAACCCGGCCCTGCTGGACCTGCTGGCTGGTATCATGGGGTCCGCGCCCATGATGGCGCGCTACCTCGCCGAGCACCCCAATGTGCTGGAAGCGGTGATCGCGGCGGATTTCTATGGACCACTGCCGGATGCCGAGCAGCGGCAGGAAGAAGTGGCGGAGTTGCTGGAGCGCGCTGATGGCTTCGAGCAGGTGCTCGACCTCGCCCGCATCTATGCGCGGGAGCAATTGTTCCAGATCGGCGTCCAGGTCCTCACCGGCACGGCCCCCGCCCGTGAGGCAGGGCCTGCCTATGCCGACCTCGCAACCGCCCTTGTCAGCGGCATGGTTCCAGCTGCCATGAACGAAATCCGCCGTGACCATGGCGACCTCCCCGGCGGTGAGATGGCGGTGATTGCCATGGGTAAGCTGGGCGGCCGCGAAATGGCGGCTACCTCCGATCTGGACCTCATCGTCATCTATGAGTTTGAAGGTGAGGCCAGTCAGTCGAACGGCAAGCGGTCCATCGACGGCACGCGCTATTACACCCGCGTGTGCCAGCGGCTGATCAGTGCCCTGACGGTTCCGACGGCGGAAGGACCGCTGTATGAGGTGGATCTGCGCCTTCGCCCCTCCGGCCATGCAGGTCCGCTGGCCACGCGCCTGCGCAGCTTCATCAAGTATCATCAGGAAAGTGCCTGGACGTGGGAAAAGCTGGCGCTGACCCGCGCCCGCGTCATTTCCGCGACCTCCCCCCTGATGCAGAGCATGGTCGATGGCGCCATTCGCGATGCCCTGTGCAACGGTCGGGATGAAAAAACACTGGCAGGGGACGTGGTCGACATGCGTGAGCGCGTCTACCGCGAACTCGGCAGCGATGAGCTGTGGGACATCAAGCATGGCCGCGGCGGGCTCGTGGATCTGGAATTCATTGCGCAGACGCTGCAGCTGATCCATGCCCGCCGCAATGCAGGCCTCCTGGACAGCAACACCCGCACAGCGCTCGAGAAACTCACCATGGCCGGTATCACCGGCAAGGGGCTCGGCCAGCAACTGATCGATGCCGCCGATCGCTATCACAATCTCACCCAGGTTCTCCGGATTGCGGTATCCGGCACCTTCGTGCCTGCCATGGCGGGCGAAGCCCTCAAGAACCGTCTGGCCCGCGCTGTGGATGCCCCCAGTTTCTCCGTGGTCGAAAGGGACCTGATGGAAACGAAGACAATGGTTAACGCAGCCTTTGCGGATCTGATAGAACGCGCCGCCGGCTGA
- a CDS encoding HU family DNA-binding protein, whose amino-acid sequence MSKAEFIEKVAEAGDMSKAEAKRAVELVFGEIEKGLKASKKEGKYTIGTFGTFTISKRAARMGRNPQTGEAIKIKASKVLRFKPAAQLKEAAGC is encoded by the coding sequence ATGAGCAAGGCAGAATTTATCGAGAAGGTTGCGGAAGCCGGCGACATGTCCAAGGCGGAAGCCAAGCGCGCCGTCGAACTGGTGTTCGGCGAAATCGAAAAGGGCCTGAAGGCGTCCAAGAAGGAAGGCAAGTACACCATCGGTACATTCGGCACCTTCACTATCTCCAAGCGCGCTGCCCGCATGGGCCGCAACCCGCAGACCGGCGAAGCCATCAAGATCAAGGCATCCAAGGTCCTGCGCTTCAAGCCGGCCGCGCAGCTGAAGGAAGCCGCCGGCTGCTGA
- a CDS encoding phytoene desaturase family protein, producing MTGVINDTNPVDVAVIGGGINGLVAAALLARTGRSVVLLEAATQTGGMAPTAAQLACGLPTSLIRRLKLKKHGLSLLGSHVGRVALDPDGRHIPLGGKGRAARRATREAIFHWSSRDAEAWDSITASLDRLRGALMPWVVGDAPHLHDLDRRQRVAWALQLFRLRRQGRAALQEVLQLLPSNVADFLDDRLETDILKGALALEATRSSRHGPRAPGSMLHWQWERALEQAGSAGTVQVAGGAKGLIAALRDAAMAAGADIRCSAPVTQLLIEDQTVLGVVLEHGEEIRARCVVSAIDPRSTYLDLVGARHLDAGLVNNLRHQRPGGALGRITLTLGRRPTIARLTDEMWARRLMLAPSVPEVERASNAAKYDDLPDHPVAEITVPSVLDRNGLADGRELLTALVPFLPQHPRQGWSKARDLLAARVVKQLSAYAPDLPDLIEEISILTPEDMDPAGVGLSSWHHLDLAADQLMGFRPVAELGGHDRPIKGLILAGAGSHPGGGLNGRAAMRAVRDVLAGAGGSGHERS from the coding sequence ATGACCGGCGTCATCAATGACACAAATCCGGTGGACGTTGCCGTCATCGGCGGTGGCATCAATGGGCTCGTGGCAGCAGCACTGCTTGCCCGCACCGGACGGAGTGTCGTGCTGCTGGAGGCGGCAACACAGACAGGCGGCATGGCACCAACCGCAGCCCAGCTCGCCTGCGGCCTGCCCACGAGCCTCATCAGGCGCCTGAAGCTTAAGAAGCATGGCCTGTCCCTGCTGGGCAGCCATGTCGGCCGCGTGGCGCTTGACCCCGATGGCCGCCACATCCCGCTCGGCGGCAAGGGAAGGGCCGCCCGCCGGGCAACGCGTGAGGCCATCTTCCACTGGTCGAGCCGTGACGCAGAGGCGTGGGACAGTATAACGGCAAGCCTCGACAGGCTGCGTGGCGCGCTCATGCCATGGGTCGTTGGCGACGCGCCCCATCTTCATGACCTCGATCGCCGCCAGCGCGTCGCCTGGGCCCTGCAGCTGTTCCGTCTGCGCCGGCAAGGGCGCGCAGCACTTCAGGAGGTGCTGCAGCTGCTACCATCCAATGTAGCGGATTTTCTGGATGATCGCCTTGAGACGGACATCCTCAAGGGAGCACTGGCACTTGAGGCAACGCGTAGCTCACGGCACGGGCCGCGCGCCCCGGGCAGCATGCTGCACTGGCAGTGGGAACGCGCTCTGGAGCAGGCAGGCAGTGCCGGCACTGTCCAGGTGGCGGGGGGTGCAAAAGGTCTCATCGCCGCCCTGCGTGATGCCGCCATGGCAGCCGGTGCGGACATCCGGTGCTCCGCGCCGGTGACGCAGCTTCTTATCGAAGATCAGACGGTCTTGGGTGTCGTGCTGGAGCACGGCGAAGAGATACGCGCCCGCTGCGTCGTCTCAGCGATTGATCCGCGATCAACCTATCTTGACCTTGTCGGCGCGCGCCACCTCGATGCAGGTCTGGTCAACAACCTGCGGCACCAGCGCCCCGGCGGTGCCCTGGGCCGGATCACGCTTACGCTTGGACGGCGTCCGACCATCGCGCGGCTGACGGATGAAATGTGGGCGCGTCGCCTGATGCTGGCACCCTCAGTGCCCGAGGTGGAGCGCGCATCGAACGCCGCCAAATATGATGACCTGCCGGACCATCCGGTCGCGGAAATCACCGTGCCCTCCGTCCTTGACCGCAATGGGCTGGCCGATGGCCGGGAGCTTCTGACAGCGCTCGTTCCCTTCCTGCCCCAGCACCCGAGGCAGGGCTGGAGCAAGGCCCGCGACCTGCTGGCAGCCCGCGTTGTGAAACAGCTGAGCGCCTATGCGCCCGACCTGCCGGATCTGATTGAGGAGATTTCGATCCTGACGCCTGAAGACATGGACCCGGCAGGCGTCGGGCTGTCATCATGGCATCACCTCGATCTTGCAGCGGACCAGCTCATGGGCTTCCGCCCTGTCGCAGAACTGGGCGGGCATGATCGTCCCATCAAGGGGCTCATCCTGGCGGGTGCCGGCAGCCATCCCGGTGGTGGGCTCAATGGGCGCGCTGCCATGCGCGCCGTTCGTGACGTGCTGGCAGGGGCAGGGGGGAGCGGTCATGAGCGTAGTTGA